The DNA segment CGTTTGAATATTAAAATATCATGTTTTTGTCAACATTAAAATATAGTCagaactttttgttttttttacatcGAAAGCTCCATATTTTATTAAGAAGTTATCGAGAGGATGGCCTCAGGAGCCATCCAGCGTGGTAGCTGAGGGTTTACATGGGAAAAAGAGAATCCTCGAGTCCGAGCTTCTTTTGCAAGACGGTCAGCTCGGAAGTTAAGAGAACGGGGAATAAAAGATATAGAGAAAAACGTAAACATAGAACGAATGAGGTGGAACTCATCAAATTCGGCCAACATAGATGGCcagttgtcttcttcttcttcaagtagCTTGACTAGCTGAAGACAGTCTGTCTTGAAGTTCATTGTGCAATGATCCAACTGGATAGAAGATTTCATAGCCCACAGAAGAGTTTGGAACTCTGCATGTAGGGGGGTGAGGACTCGGTTACTAGCAAATGAACCATAAGTCTTCATCCCATCTTCGTTAGTTAGAACCATTCCTCCGCCAAAAAGTTTATCATCCTTGTGCCAGGAGGCGTCGAGCGTGCAGTTGGGGACTGGAACGTGAGGTGCCGACGTCAAGCGGGGAGGGTCGTCCGGTGCTTCGTCGTGCGATTGCTCAAAGGTCTGTGCAGTGTACCAGCTCTCCGCTTCTGCTTGTGCAAGCTGGACAGTTTCTAAGGGGGAGACGTCCTTACCATTGAAGGCTTTGTCGTTGCGTGCTTTCCATATGTACCATAATAGCCAATGTATTTTTGCGCTAATAGAATCTGGAATTGCATAGATGTTTGTGCGCCATATGACATGATTCAGATTACTATAAATCGAGCTACACGGGAATATCCCCGGAGAGTGCGGAATATCTGCTAGAGCCCAAGTTTGGATCGATGGTGGACACTCGAAGAGCAGGTGATTGGGCGTTTCTTCTTCTGAACCACAGCGAGGGCAGTGTCGCTCGGTGCCACAGTGGCGTTCCACGAGCGAGTTGCATACCGGGAGGCAGTTGGAGATAGATTGCCAGATGAAGTGCTGAACAATTTAAAAGCATTATTGGTAGCTTTAAACAATTTGAACTCAATTTCAAACATgtaacaatttattttaaataacattataCATGATGTCaagaagaaaaatacaaataatcgaaagtttaaaataatcaaattatataagtaacaCGTTTGGCTAAATGAGTGATTTTCATAAACAAGCTCTAACACTCGACCATAGCCCTGGGCATTCAGGTATTCGGATAAGAACCATTCGGTTCCAAGTATATcgaataaatcatttttatacCCAATAAGTACTTATGAGATATTGGTTCGATTTCGGTTCGGTCTCGGTTCGGTTTTGAATATCCGTTTAATAtatgaatcaaatatatatatatatatatacaaaatatattagttaacgTGTTAATTTAAGTAGTCTAGTGGTTACACACTTGCATATTCGTCAATCTAACTAGAGTTAGAGTCATTAAAGtgctaattttataatatttactgtattttaatataaaatacaatatatatatatatatatatatataagtacatAAAAGATTATGTTGTCTAGTGGTAACAATGTTCTCACTCTTCATGTCCAACCCAGGTTTGAAGTGAAGTTGATGATATTTTACCTTATAATAAAaagctgaatttttttttttggatattcatGTACCCattcggttcggttattcgGATATAGAAATATAAGAACCATTCGGATATTTTAGAGTTTCCGTCCAGTTTTGGTTTCAGGTAATTCGGTTtggtttcggtttggtttttcggttctgtttttttttgcccAAGGCTAGTCGACTAGTAAAAATTTACACAAATCTCCATTCTAAAAtgtcattaaaattttaaaacaaattcatAACTCCTCCTACATAGCCTATTTCAAACAAAATCCGCAACCATATACTATTAAATGAATCTTATGTGATACTCTTTTTCTTTATAGTTTccttcaaaaaaaattgagcAGAAATTAGGGAAAAGTGTAGATAAAAAAGCATAAATGTAAAGaacaagtaaaatataaaataaaaatctgagCTTATAGTATAGGTCGTCATGTGTGTTGTTGATGTATAAAGAGCTGTAAAGGGACGTCTTCTCTCGTAAAACAATAATCATCCAAAcaaccttcttcttctctctctctctctctgtcaaAGCTTTCGTCATCACAGAGTACAGAGAACTGACACTATTCTTTGACTTCAGACACTCACTTCCCTTCCCTAACTAAAACAGTTTCCCACACTTCAAGAATCACACTTTCACCACTCCTCCTCCGGCGATAACCATGATCACCTGGCACGACCTCTACACTGTCCTCACGGCGGTGATCCCACTCTACGTCGCCATGATCCTCGCATACGGCTCCGTCCGGTGGTGGAAAATCTTCTCGCCGGACCAATGCTCCGGAATAAACCGCTTCGTCGCGATATTCGCCGTCCCTCTCCTCTCCTTCCACTTCATCTCCACCAACAACCCTTACGCCATGAACCTCCGCTTCATCGCCGCCGACACGCTCCAGAAGCTGATCATGCTCTCCCTCCTCACCCTCTGGGCCAACTTCACTCGCGCGGGCAGCCTCGAGTGGAGCATCACCATCTTCTCCCTCTCCACGCTCCCCAACACGCTCGTCATGGGCATCCCTCTGCTGATCGCCATGTACGGCGAGTACTCCGGCTCCCTCATGGTGCAAGTCGTCGTTCTCCAGTGTATAATCTGGTACACgctcctcctcttcttgttcGAGTACAGAGGGGCCAAGATTCTGATCATGGAGCAGTTCCCGGAGACGGCCGCTTCGATAGTTTCTTTCAAAGTCGAGTCCGACGTCGTTTCGTTGGACGGGCATGATTTTCTTGAGACTGACGCTGAGGTTGGAGACGACGGGAAGTTACACGTCACGGTGAGGAAGTCGAACGCTTCCCGGAGATCTTTTTGCGGTCCGAATATGACTCCGCGTCCGTCGAATCTCACCGGAGCTGAGATTTATAGTCTCAGCACGACGCCGAGAGGTTCTAATTTTAACCACTCGGATTTTTACTCGGTGATGGGATTTTCCGGTGGCCGGCTCTCGAACTTCGGTCCGGCGGATATGTATTCTGTTCAGTCGTCGAGGGGGCCCACTCCGAGACCTTCGAATTTCGATGAGAGTTGTGGGATGGTTTCTTCTCCTAGATTCGGGTATTACCCGGGTCCAACCGGGTCGTACCCGGCTCCGAACCCGGAATTCTCCGCCGCTAGTAAAAGCCATCATACCGGAGGGAAGTCGAATAGTCATGATGCTAAGGAGCTTCATATGTTTGTGTGGGGATCCAACGGGTCACCCGTTTCGGATAGACCGGGTCTTCCACTATCCGGAGGATCTAATGAACAAGCGGGAATATCTGATCAAGGAGCGAAAGAGATCCGGATGTTAGTCTCTGATCCTCCAGAAGCTGCTCCGACTAATGGAGACTTTGGCGGCGAGGAAGAGTCAGGGAAGGTGAAGGAAGTGCCAAACGGGCTGCACAAGCTTCGGTGTAACTCCACGGCGGAGCTTAACCCTAAAGAAGCGGTGGAAACGGGTGAAACCGGACAGGGAAAACATATGCCGCCGACGAGTGTGATGACTCGGCTGATACTGATTATGGTGTGGAGGAAACTGATCAGGAACCCAAACACTTACTCTAGTCTCATTGGTCTAATTTGGGCTCTTGTGGCCTTCAGGTAACTAATCAAGAACCAATCAatactaaaactaaaatttattagcATTATGAGATTATATAAACTAGTTGTGAACTTGTGATTGGATTATGATTATTATGAAAGGTGGAATGTGGCAATGCCTAAAATCATTCAAGGATCAATCTCAATTCTCTCTGATGCTGGTCTCGGTATGGCAATGTTCAGTTTAGGTAAGTCTTATCTTCTTTACTCTGTTTCTGTTCTTTTTTAGATTAATTACGCCAATCCACAGTCACAAACGCAACCGTACGGAAAGTTCggtatatttttaagatttttggGGGTGACCTGTTATTGGATGGACCATCCGACATGTAGGGTCAATGATACGGCATCATATTATAGAACTGGTCGTTGTGGAAAGACATAGCTCGTGTTCTTTGATAGTTTTCGTGGTCCCCAATATTAAGTGGAAGTTGATTGGAGTTTACATTCATTTACATTTGACGTGTATGATATCATTATATATTGGATTTAGATTACACTTACATGATGTATGAAAtcatcatttattattttgagtgGAAACTAATTAATCGATTATGAAAAACAATGAAGGGTTGTTCATGGCGTTGCAACCTAAGTTAATAGCTTGCGGAAattctacagcaacttttgcaATGGCGGTGAGGTTCTTGACTGGACCAGCAGTAATGGCCGTTGCAGCCATGGCTATTGGATTACGGGGAGATCTATTACGCGTGGCCATAGTTCAAGTAAATATATTTGATGTTGCTTATTTTATTATGACAAAACCACTAATGAGATCTTGTGGTAACTCTTTGTAGGCTGCATTGCCACAAGGAATCGTGCCATTTGTGTTTGCAAAAGAATACAATGTTCATCCGGCAATCTTAAGTACAGGGTAAGTATATTATATTGAACAAAGAGAAATTTTCATGCTTAATATAAGATTACTGACTAACATTGTTGATGTTTTATGTGGATTGAAATTGCAGGGTAATATTTGGAATGCTTATCGCACTACCGATCACACTTGTTTACTACATTCTACTCGGGCTATAAGCTCGGTAATGGTAAAGTTTTGATTCAGTCAAAACAAGATCGCTCCAAATTTAGTGGAACAAAACTAGAGAATGTCCAAGAGGTTTAGTAAAGTTAGTGACCAAGATGTGATTTGAGGATCCAAAGCCCCTTTCTTGTCAAAACTTTCCTATGGATTATTTGAGAAGAGACAAGCAACGGGAAACAAGGGCAACGAGACAAAAGCaaccaacaaaagaaaaaatatatataaaagagccTGATGACATATTTGATTTTTGAATTCTCCTTTTACTGCCTGTGTCTTTTGAAGTAGGTAGGCATTGCGCTAGGATTAAAACGTTTCAGGTCTTTGTTACTGTACGCTGTGTTTTGTGGAAAGTGTGCTTTTGTATGTTATCACTTTTTTACTATGAGTCTACTCGGTCTGACAGTGAATTAAAGAAAATACACCAAACGAAAGATAATTTTGGTAGTAGACTTTTAGATAATGTTGAGAGCATTGGGAGTACACCACTTGAGAAACATCTAGTTACCATCCAACTCGAGCATTGATTTCTTAATTTTCCATGAGTGGGAAGAAATGGGTTAGGCGCTTTTGCACTTCAACCTTTTTGTGTCGTCGCTTCGTAACTTTGTGATGTAATTGGCAGTCACATACTCACATATATAGAGAAACAAAAAGGTTAATTAACATACAGAAAAAgtcaaaaggaaaataaaacgaaattgaaaatgaaaacatataaaaagtaattaagaaaaatgtataaagctgcttcttttgctttttattttgtaaagtgCTTTACTGCTCTAATTGTTTGCTTATTCTTTTGTTCCCCTATTTTCTGGGTATATTATCAAATAGGTATAAGAAAACGATTGAAAATTACCCATTTTTAGGTAAATATGTTTAGATTGTATATTGCGGTGACCATTACTCCTTATATTGCGGTGAAGAAACTGACCCACGCTGTTTTTAAACTATATGAGCATGAATTTTCTTGATTCTATCaattaatattatgtttttcatAAAGGGTTTCGATTAATGTGATGTGtgcagaaaaaaaataaatttaaaaaatttgcgTATTAATCCAAATGTTTCTAACGTCATATGCGATTCatatttggtttcaaaaaaaaaatgcgattcatatttttagtatattttaatttcgTATTGATATATTTTCCGAAAAATAGAAACATATAATGGTAGGGAATACATATGACAGATAATTGATAGGTTTGAATATTGGTGCCGTCCGAAATGATGTAACCAATCTATAGATCTATTGAATTAGATGTCGAAGTAGAAGGGAACATACTCAACGCTTATCTTTCCCTTCTAGAAAATTGGAAAAGTCTTGCAACAAGTAATCAACAATCACGGATTAAACGTACCCAGCAATTGAAAAAGTAACAAACTTCTTTGGTGATCTCGAGATTAGTATATTCGTAATGTAGTAAAATTTTACGCAATCTTAAGACCAGCATACCTCGGATAAAGGCTGTAATGAACTCTGTGCACCATCAGTTTCATCGCGACGCGTAAGAAATTATTTCTTGTTATTATCGAATGCGATAGGGAATCAGAAATAGTCGTCACGTAAACGGATGGAAGAGAATTTTCTTAATGTCATAGGTTGACATATTAAAAGACTGATGCACCGATCATCTGTTTTGGATTAAGTATTGTTTCATTTTCCATTTTGGAAATAAGTCTAGTCTTGTGTAGTTTTTCAACATACATTTTCACATAATacacttgagttttttttttgacaaaacatAATACACTTGAGTTCCATTGAATTTTCACATAATACACTTGACTTCAATTGGTGACcacattttagagaaaaaaaatggtgAAATTCTAATTTTTCGACTTTTTTATCATTCGGGTTAAAACTTTTGTCAGATTGCAGACACATCACACATGTATCCTTATCCTAttctatttttctcatttcctcatgaagaaaaaagaatcatgtaaaaaaaattcttctccaATTTTGATGAGGAAAAGATTGAACATATTCATATATTTCTGTTTATTCAATTCttcaattaaattttgatttattattttatttatattcagTTCAGTTAAATAGTCACTAATTGAAGCTTTCATTTAATATTGACATATGAAAATTTATTTCCTCTATTTACtctaaaatatagtttagaatAAAATATCTTCAATCCAACTATATTTTCACtttataatagaataaaaaatagctttattttctaaatagagtaattcatttttttataatcactctattttcattctaaaatagaatataGAGTAGAGtctaactctattatagaattaatctattttggaaaaaaaaagagtaaaccATTGTAAATGGTTTTAGTCCAATAGTTTGAGTGAGAACTAACTAATGCTTCTACACTAAAAGTGTG comes from the Brassica napus cultivar Da-Ae chromosome A7, Da-Ae, whole genome shotgun sequence genome and includes:
- the LOC106358169 gene encoding auxin efflux carrier component 7, translating into MITWHDLYTVLTAVIPLYVAMILAYGSVRWWKIFSPDQCSGINRFVAIFAVPLLSFHFISTNNPYAMNLRFIAADTLQKLIMLSLLTLWANFTRAGSLEWSITIFSLSTLPNTLVMGIPLLIAMYGEYSGSLMVQVVVLQCIIWYTLLLFLFEYRGAKILIMEQFPETAASIVSFKVESDVVSLDGHDFLETDAEVGDDGKLHVTVRKSNASRRSFCGPNMTPRPSNLTGAEIYSLSTTPRGSNFNHSDFYSVMGFSGGRLSNFGPADMYSVQSSRGPTPRPSNFDESCGMVSSPRFGYYPGPTGSYPAPNPEFSAASKSHHTGGKSNSHDAKELHMFVWGSNGSPVSDRPGLPLSGGSNEQAGISDQGAKEIRMLVSDPPEAAPTNGDFGGEEESGKVKEVPNGLHKLRCNSTAELNPKEAVETGETGQGKHMPPTSVMTRLILIMVWRKLIRNPNTYSSLIGLIWALVAFRWNVAMPKIIQGSISILSDAGLGMAMFSLGLFMALQPKLIACGNSTATFAMAVRFLTGPAVMAVAAMAIGLRGDLLRVAIVQAALPQGIVPFVFAKEYNVHPAILSTGVIFGMLIALPITLVYYILLGL